The following DNA comes from Erigeron canadensis isolate Cc75 chromosome 3, C_canadensis_v1, whole genome shotgun sequence.
TCAAAACAATTCAAACATGATGAAAGGTTTATCCACTTAAATTCTCAGTTGAAAAAATTTTCATCTTCTGAAGATATCAATTTGTCATCTTAAGATGCCTTGAGATCCAACTCCAACAACAATTTGAAAAGAAGATTAATGTGAAAgtcattgatgacttgatgcCCATATCATCATTCAGTGAGTGCATATGTCATTagcaaacaacaaaatattgtTCGGTATGGAATCCACACATAACATTAAACATGATTTGTAACAATAGAAAACTATAGTCGAGTGATCATCACAAACAAGGATACTATTACCTCACAAACATGAAAAGCCGTTTGACAAACCCCACATTATGTAAAAGCCAGGAACATTAAAATAGATTCAAGCATTACTACCACTACTACATGTATCACATTTAAAACCTTCATGTAGACAACTACTTATGTAACACAAGTAGGTCTATTCAGGTTTTATTCATAGTCGACATTCAACCTACCATAATAATCTATTAGCAGCCACTACTACTCTTCATAATGGTAGAAGTTAGATCCCACCTCCAGTTTGGTGCAGCATAGCATCAATCTCATCGCCTTCCTCCATCTCAAGCTGCATAAAGTCATAGACAAAGGATATCAGTTCCAACAACATACGAAATACTACTCCTATATATGTAGACATTTAACACATATATAAGTCGGCTGATccaggttattttttttatccctGGGAGGTGAAAACGAAATCAGCATAAAAAGATGAGGTTTATAAGGATAAGATTTgccaaaaaattatatttatgttataaagACTTGATCATCTCATTCAGAAATATGATCTATTATTGAAAAAATGGGATATTGTACAtatcataaaaaagaaaaagtgtcTCTGGTAAACCAAGTTCAAGCTAGAAAGAGTTTGGCATTGGGTTGGAAAACTATATATGACATTGTTTCGCAAATCACTTTGGCATTCAGGCGATGTTATTCATAACCGGTTCTTTACATGAAGACAAAAATATCTATATGCAATGTTTTGATCGTAATCATACGAAAAAgtgatgtaaaattgtaaccaaaaataaaccaaaatgtatgaaattatcaaacaaacgaataataataaaaaaaaaactccgtATAAGGCTACCTCATCAGGGGTCTGCTCAGCTCGAAGACGCCGGCCATCAAACAGAAAAGCAATAGAGTTCAACTCCACCGACTGCCTATCACAATAGGCATTCATCAGCTTCTTTAGCTGGGTACTGCGCTTGATCCTAAAGAAGACTTCATTCCCGTCCTAAGATAAACAACAGAATGAGAAAGCTGTTAATCATTATAGATTACAGGAGAAAGTAGGTTTCACTTTATTAGCAGCTTTTTCAATGAAAAAGAAAGGGTGGCATAGCTACAAAAGCTAGAAAATAGTGGTCAAATAATTCAATAGCGTATGCGAACTGTAATCCACTGCACATTTTCAACGTATATAAGTTCTGAATGACTTATATAAAGTGTAAAATGTGTCGTTTGACTCGTGTCATAAAACCGAACAAAAGGTTCCTCTCTTGGTAAATTATCACGTCTTCACAATTTTGTTAGGATGTCACCTTATCCTAACGAAACCAGTATCATTTAAGAACTTAAGGGATGGTCATTCTTTTTCAAAATGAAATCAAATGACTAGTTGagttatgtttgtatatatacccAACAGATATTACCAAATGACACACTTTCTCGcatcaaacaaataaaagtatTAGGTACATAAAGCAATTAACATGCATACACAATCATGGACTTCTCGCGTAGTAATCTACAGTTTGTAAAGTAGTTGAAGTGACACTCGAGCATGTTCATAACAGACAAAGCGCGCCATAGATACCCAAAATCGCACGGTATCAAATTTCTGAATGTATTTTAACTAACTCTCAATAGAAACTTAAACTTTACAGTCTTTACTCgagacaatataaatgaaaagataaacaaataatCAACTAAAAAGTTTGAACAATAATAATCTGCATTTAAGTACGCAACCGAACCACAcaacatttaaaataaattcTAAACACGAAAAACAATTCCATATAAATTTCTGAGGTTTAAACCTATTATTTAAACGAGAtatcaattaaaataaaaacatacgagtaatatacatacacacatgaTATGAATAAAAAAGTAAGCCCTAATTTTATCAACAAACTAACCAACTAAAATacacaattaaataaaaactaaccaaacagttaataaaattaatcctacatataaaaatatatatagttgtgtgtGTTTAGAAATACTGTATAAAGTAGGGTTTGATGTATGTATACCTGACCCTTGACTTTGAGATTGATATGCTGATCCATGGGCTTTTTCTCATCTTCCTGAGCCAATCCGCTTTCACCTCCGGTCGccgacattattattattgattgaaaacttctagggttttttttttttgggtcaCACGGAGTTGTAGTTGGAGATCAAAAGTGGGAGAGAAAGGCGGTTTTTTATAAGGATTGGGTTGTTTGAATAATTAACTATATTTAAATGTATGTTTGAGTTCCGTATAAAACTCTTGAGAGGGAATTTTTCAAGGATAGGACGATAAGGTGATTGGGCCCGCCAAAAGTTAATGGGTTGTTTTCGTTGATGAGTTTTTCgtgtttcttttccttttttattaaggtgtgtatttgattttttttattatcttttagcaataatttattttactagCCTATACCAACGTTTGTAATGCCTAAAGCGGTTAAATATTTAAGTTTGGATATGGAATTTATCGCATCttagtattttaattagtaACTCAACCCGTGTGTTGACGCAGAAAACGCTAATTATCATAGGTAACTTATTTATAAGTTTTGATGTATTTTATGTTGTTGCATATTTTAATACACAttaataatgtatcaaaatctTAATTGAGAAAAGTTAAGCAggtattttaaataatacaaaACTTTCGTTATAATTTAGGATTCTATTTTACATGTGTTATCAGtactatttcaaaaaaaaattctttaatcCAAGTTGaaagttaataaaaaagaaacatgcgAATTGCCGAAACTACTTTTAAATGGCTTAATATACTCAATCAAGAGTTTgttgtcatcatcatcatccgtTGCTGTTACAGCCATCATCGCTTGAGCGTTATGCGTATACCTATTTTAATCTTTCTTTAAGTACGTAATATACATTATTTagatataaatttattaatatctttataaagtaaaagtatataaattatgtAATATTGAACTTTTGTTTATGTTAAAATACTCAAGCATTTGTAAGATAAAAATTCTTAATCAGTTGAGTTAACTTTTACATTATacaatataaactaaaattCCACATAAAACATGTAAGACACCTTTTACAAACTGATTACACATGTCCATCatcttttctcatttttttcattatgtCATAGTAAAATCTGTTGTGTAGTACCAATGAGTCAAAAACcatgaaataaaaaacaactttcTTTGCTTCTCTCTGAGTCTCTCCTCTGGAATCAATCGGCTAAGGAAAAACGCATTTATCTTCTTGTCTTATCTAATTTGATTTCCATGCCTCCATTTCCCACCATCTTTCTCCTTTGGTTTGTTGTTGCATAAACAAAAGTTTCATCTATTACAAAACTTTGTACCGGCCAGCGAAAATGGCAGGCCAATACTCTGTCGCAGCCGCACATACCACAATAGAACCTTAttcatctttcttcttttttattttttagatttagAGGTGGTGCccatgatgatgaagataactttttatttatcctTTTTGTTATTAACACCATGTtattcataatctttttctttctttttacatCCATTGAAGTTGTTTAGAGATTTTTGATGTTGATTTTGTTAATGATAAAAACATAACGGCGACCGGCGACGACAATTATACTGGAGATGGCGGAGCTGGtggcgtttttttttttaagttaagaAAATACCCTTGAGCCTAATGTCATGCTATAAGGGGGTTGTATTTGATGCCTAAGgccttgtacttttagctttGCTTTTGGGGGCTTTTTCTTTTACACTCGGATAAGAATAGGTGTGGTGGGTGGGTGTACCAAGAGAAATAGAAAaaggacaaaaaaaaatgtgctGAGATAAAGCACGCAAGTTATATGGTTGTAACTTATGCAAATATGCTTGTATATTGTACTTTGTGCATACCAACTTGTAAAAACtaagttggtttttagtatatagataaatttataaaaaatcatgGAGTACTATCATTTATCTactatacaataaatattaaaaaaattagtaccTAAAGAgttttatatctaaatttaGGTCTTAAAACATAGTCACTTTTCtcactgtatatatataaatgttgttGTGTGTTAATGTGTTGAGATGTAATGTCCATGAGAGGCCTAGAGGAAGCAAATCTGACTTTTGACTAGGGCACAAATGTTAAAtttcttttacatatattacacatgtgtaagtataatgaattatatatatatatatatatatttaagttcaATAACTATTTAATGAATGAATTATAAATACTatgattttattattgttataaagtctaatttataaaaataattgcatatatatttgaattctttAAGAGTTTCAGCCATATTTTTCTCGTCTCGCCCAGGGTACTCGAATTCTCATAATTGCCACTTGTAATATCGGTTGGTGATGACAACAAAATTTAGGAATGTGAGTTGAAAAGGTAAAATTGAAATGTCATAAAGAGTTTGGTTGAAAGTGTGAAATGAGGAACGTGGCATGGGTTACAATGCCAACACCATCAGAAATGAACGAGAAATGTATTCATGCAATGCATGGAGCTGTATAGATTTAACATAAAGTCTAAATTAAGGGTGACAACACGATGTTCGATTATGTCGGCCATTGGTGACTAATGTGATGTAAAAAATGCCGTAACTTCTAAAATTGATTAtcaaaaaaattagtaaaatcACGTTCATCGATTGATCACGCGAGTACGCCTCTAGTCAACACATACAGCGCATGAAAAAAAGTGTTCATTCTGGATTTTCTTCCTCGAAAAAAGGTCTATCTATTTGTTCACAAGttgattaatatataatttatacacCCTTAATGAACTATTTTACACCATGAGcctcttatcttctaaaatattttcattactTATTTTGATAAACTACCTTTACGTAAATCACGTTGCATCTGCAATCACCACTCAGGGCCCATCACCACCGATCGCCACCACCATATCAATGTTGTATTGCGTGGGTATCTTTCTATCTTGTAAAATATTTTCCACCACCACCTTTACATCAGTCACATCTGCATCAACCTGCATTACTCAATACCGTCAACACTACCAATAGTCGCCTTGATCAACACCTGTTGTCAACACCTCCAGACCGATGTTGCAGCCATCAACACCGTAGTGCGAATCCCGTGATTAATGACTATTAATGACTTATCATTCAAATTTATTTCAATTATAAGAGACACCATATATGTTTTATGCTAATATTAGtattatactagattttagacccgtgtccaacactggatacgagtttacaatattatcaaaattagatgttcatacatttaaatcataaaaacttataattttgacgatatagtacaataatcataggtttgtcgctgtcattattagccgagtcattttgatggaattgtttgtcgtagtcattccacaaggtatatgttataataatttctctataatagaattttttaaaaccaattgTGCTCAATTAAGAATTAGTActtaacattcaagtatatgtacttGATCATGATATGAAGTTGTGaacccataacacgcatatgtttattttcaatcacttgtcctaTGATACTTGGATAACAATTataattgttttcatattttttgataaaaattaagactcttgagtgacaattgtaacttcaaacattaatacacaaaactaatatatatatataaaaattatgtacctttttcattgagagatagaatgaatattgaatagagttcatattgatttggatttagtattcaagtaaccttctgttgtaaatcgtgtcttgttctgtgatcgtcccatgttctgtgattcctattgtgtttaggataaggatgttgtatatcattatctgttattatgtttgagatatgtatctagagttcaagttgtatttatattacatattaaactaaaagatttataacttataaaaatctaatctaatatttagaatatttgttaataagtcattaggttttaaaatagttttttatatacaatatatcatatgttgatttttttttaaaataagtaaatgattataaatttttaaaaattctctcaagttatggctaataataaataaatataaataaagtattcagggttaaaaactgtaaattattgatggaaaacaaaaaagtataaattaatgaaactttttatacaaattaatataaatactaatataataatatatttggataatgattattatgatttttaatttatatttaatctaaataatgacataagcgaaagttaatttaatgaaattgagcgatttgattggttaataagtcattagttcaacaaTTTTAAACCCGTGTTCAACACTGAACACGGGACTTACAACATATCAATATTAGGTATTCATACATTTTAGTCATAAAAGCtaataatttcaaattttaagtaataactaaaaattaattGTTCAATTCAAATATTAAGAATGTTATgaaataaaaggtaaaatataataaatgaacactaaaatcatatatatttttaattttccttCATCTTTTGCAATATTTGTTGAGTGTTGTAAGTCTTTTCATCTTTGTCACAGATCAACACTTTGAGACCCTTTTTCGACTTAACTCGATATACTGCAACGTACAACTATCCGTGTAAGAAAACTGGACGTTGTAGATACAAACCAGCAGTCGATAATTAATGTCTTACAAAAGGgtaatatgatttttataagcCATATTTGTTTGATTGAGTAATTTTGATGGTTTGGTTGAATTTGTTCGTATGGTATTATGCACGTATGGTATCATGCAGCCTAATATGacaatttatataataactatcATATAATTTGATAAGAATTATAATTGTTCTTATATGGTTTGAAAAGAATCAGGACTATTATTTGATTGAAATTCTTaactataaacataaacattaattaatgcataaaactaatatataaaaagggaaaaattgtaccttttttttattgatagatAAAATGAATTCATATTGGTTTGGATTTAGGTTTCAAGTAATCCTTTGATCAGTTTATTATATATCGTGGTGCTCTGTAACCTGGTTTGTGACCACCTCCTGTTGTGATCCTTTGCAATAGTATCCTGTTGTGATTGTGATTAGAATGAGATAGAGATGTGTCATTATGTTTGGGCTTTTGTTTGCCGATTAAAACTTCATATAgtgattttataataataaattaaatatattatatagatgaaatatttatatttatattaattataattaattttaaggtAGTTATCTTAAAGGTATATGGTCGACATGATGGGggacatttatttatatttatattaaaatctaTAGATATTTagataataaaaagtcaaagaaagtcaaaattagaaattttataaaatcgagtgatatgattggttaataaattgttaaaataattgtgctttagtataatagaAGATTCGTATAGTATAGACTAGTTCTATTACAATATGCAGTtggatttaaaatatatattttttaatcgcttatttataatctatacactattataaaataaattacccTCTTCTCTTTTcaactttctacctttaaaatatccaaaatactcttaattttTAATACATTCATAACTCATACACTAATTGCCCAGGTACCCATCTCGTTCCATATAAAGCAAACTAGACCTCcatatttaagtaattaagaacttaaaaagACTATATTACCTCCTTTTTTTCACATCTTCTACATATCACATACACAATTAGACTAAAACAATCCCAAAACCATcatcacacacatatacaatGAAACTCTTCTATATTGGCCTTTGAATTAAACGGTAAACGTTGAACATGTTGTAATTTTGTATTGTCATCGCAATAGGCGGACATTCGTCTAGTTTACTTTATTTACGTGTTAATTAgttgtttaaaataataaatgatgataatgagaGACAAGTTAAATACATCAACCATGTAGTATGTAAAAACAAGAGAGGATGTATtgcttaaataaaaaatataaatataagtattattatttaattttaaggctcaaaataattaatatttacaaTCTAAACTTAATCCAAAATTATACAGTGAATGTATctcatttaatatatttgtttattggtCTCTAGGCTCGTTCAATAGACggatattttcaaaatatatatgtcaaatgtaaatatcaaaataataaataacaaaacaggtaaaaaataacaaaacatgaacaaaacaattttaaaagcATAAACTCTtttgtagtaaaaaaaaatagcggtcaaaatcaaactataattgataacaaactaaattaaaagagaaaaataataataacataacaatttaatatcaaataataaacaaacaggaacaaaataccaaaaataaaattaaaatgatataaaaaaccGTATGTGtttttgttgagaaatttacttaacttgatttgtttattaaatatagaaaagagataaataatatgaataaaaatgattaataaaaatctaatttgtatatatataatttattgagAGAgatttaaagatattatatatatttttaaatttaaaaagatttgttttgataggaaaagatttatgataaggttttaaatatcattatttatttaataagtaaataaaaaataaaaatatttagaaaaGATGAGAGCTCTAAAATAATTAGAAAAGAGTTTTAGGCCTAAAAAAGAGTTTTAAGGATGCCAAGTTTATCCCAAAcattctcttttagttataacataaataagtaaacgtatattaattaattaatgaaagcCTTAATAGTTTTATGTATTATGGGGGAAATTATCTAGTATCTATTTATaacttaatttttctttattgtatTTAGTTCGTTGAtaacaattttataaaagtaaatatgttACTTAATTACTTTCACTATATATCTTACATTGTATCCCAAATACTATtggatataaaagtaataaactaatatttataCAATACAATGAATTTGATCTTTTATGCGCATAACAGAAACATATTTGGTTAGTAATTGCACATAAATGCGATATATGCTTAGCCAAGATTTTATTATGACAAAACAATAACAACATTTTGATTATCACTCATAGTAGCATAGATTGCCGCGatattttctaaaatgtatgtacatcttttctttatatatatatacacgggTGGATTTCACAATGGAATTCAATTTTCTAAGATCTTACAAATAATCAAGTTTGCGAGTTGAGCATCTTTGTGGGCCAAGTCATGAAAAGATTTCAATATCATCTCCTCCTATTTCTTGTTGCATCAATGGCgatattaaaattttcaattgtaAGAATACACAATGTGTTGTgtgtatttatgtttatatgttcatGAACTCAAATaggatataattatataaatagttCAACCTGTgcttaatttaaatttattagttGTTTCTAATGTACACTTgttaatctttatatttttaggCCGGAAGCGAAGGTTCCGTACCAGTTGAAGGTAAATATATTTAACTAATCTTTCAATCTATTAGAACTTCTTAATTTCAGAAGGAAGTAGTTGTTCATTGCAACGTAGATCTTAAATACCCTTGATTCCTATCAAGACAGAAACTCATGTCCGGTTAATGAACGGTGACCATGTTGTTAGAGCTTCATTAACCAAGCTTTCATGGTATCATGATATGATGCCATTGCTCCGTAGAGGATCGTTAGCATCCCCATCTAATAGGTCTTGACATGGATATATGGTTGTGTGAGATTGTGAGAGATGtgtaataatatttataacacATAGTTGTTACATATGATATTCTCTTTGCTAACAATACAAAATACATCCTTTTAGATTCTTTAAAGAAATATAGGTTtcaggtaaaataaaacaactattaaagtaaaacaaataaaacagtaGGTTTCTCTTCACGgaaaatcactgtgcatcataaaaattatcgtgcatcaattgtttcgtgaatctccGTGCATCAATTTGATCATGATCTAAGAGTTaagattttgtcttatttgttttactttaatacttgttttacaatagcCAACCCCAAGATATGTAAGTGTTATAGTGAAAAAAAAGGGTTGATTTTATCTTACAATTGactataattgcatttttgtgtgtgtgttatatgTGTTTGTAGAATGTCCGGCTGCATGTTCAGTTCGTTGTTCAGCAACACACCATCCAGGAAATTGCATGGACGTGTGCATAGATTGTTGCAGTAAATGTTTATGTGTTCCTTCTGGAACCAGTGGCAACAAAGATGAGTGTCCTTGTTACAGAGATAGGAAAACACAAGAAGGAACACCAAAATGTCCTTAAAAACCACTAAGTGGATAATAAGTTTAATTCTTATAATTGCTTTTAGTAATATCCAAGAAGAAATGATACATTATTAGTTGTTTCGAATCAATTTACGAGCATATgttcttgttttccattttttctattaattatttcattgttttcaatttttcgTTAGATACATGTGTAGGAAGTCACGACGATCCAAGCATTGAATAAAACAACATCAAACATAAATAGTACGAGTAGATAATAAAATAGATGTGTTTTCATTAGGTAAAACTTTcgtcaagtattatataattcaataaaaaatatttaaggtcaaacttacaaaaaaaagagtagactttgaatattcaaactTGG
Coding sequences within:
- the LOC122594229 gene encoding small ubiquitin-related modifier 2-like, which codes for MSATGGESGLAQEDEKKPMDQHINLKVKGQDGNEVFFRIKRSTQLKKLMNAYCDRQSVELNSIAFLFDGRRLRAEQTPDELEMEEGDEIDAMLHQTGGGI
- the LOC122590529 gene encoding peamaclein-like, which produces MKRFQYHLLLFLVASMAILKFSIAGSEGSVPVEECPAACSVRCSATHHPGNCMDVCIDCCSKCLCVPSGTSGNKDECPCYRDRKTQEGTPKCP